One Setaria viridis chromosome 3, Setaria_viridis_v4.0, whole genome shotgun sequence DNA window includes the following coding sequences:
- the LOC117849042 gene encoding disease resistance protein RGA2, which yields MEMLSSAVVGELVNRSISFLVSRFEKETPTATAEDMQRLRHQLLRSGAIVRDAEQRHVPSKAMLLQLKALRNETFRGYYILDVASCRNALRGGDRRRRNGNDEAEDDGGDEVGRRAFSLSRFNPAKRVRFRSGAPETEPVPVDLQQVARSLEVIISDMKEFVMFLGSYPPLYRQPYSAHMFLEKCMFGRHMEKEMVIDFLLQTTEPPPGAENLDVLPIVGPAYIGKSTLVEHVCQDEKVRGHFSLILVYSRNCLRDETAAGFRDNCVIKHQNDSALEEKLLIVVELSGDVDDETWERLYSSERGMPHGSKMILTSRSKEIARFGTTQALCLKCLPTEVYWYFFKRLAFGGDDPEQHPKMASIAMEMARKMQGSFMYAHIGSALLRANFSIKSWSMVLTNLREFLQKNMSLLGEEYPDDLKAKDHPQWTWNLTKQKHDEYFMLYEIYPRGSGAEEVPDITMIDLLFGCAQPRGKYEVLFWKSQIPPYFNYICTCETVVCEQ from the coding sequence ATGGAGATGCTCTCCAGCGCGGTGGTCGGCGAGCTCGTGAACCGGTCCATATCGTTCCTGGTGTCCAGGTTCGAGAAGGAGACGCCGACGGCGACCGCGGAGGACATGCAGCGGCTGCGCCACCAGCTGCTGAGGAGCGGCGCCATCGTCCGGGACGCCGAGCAGCGGCACGTCCCGAGCAAGGCCATGCTGCTGCAGCTCAAGGCCCTGAGGAACGAGACTTTCAGGGGCTACTACATCCTCGACGTCGCCAGCTGCCGCAACGCCCTCCGAGGAGGAGACAGGCGGCGGCGCAACGGCAACGATGAGGcagaggacgacggcggcgacgaggtgggaCGCCGCGCGTTCTCCCTTTCCAGGTTCAACCCGGCGAAGCGCGTCCGCTTCCGCTCCGGTGCTCCAGAGACCGAGCCGGTGCCGGTGGATCTGCAGCAGGTGGCTCGCAGCCTGGAAGTCATCATCAGCGACATGAAGGAGTTCGTCATGTTCCTGGGGAGCTACCCGCCCTTGTACCGTCAGCCTTACAGCGCCCACATGTTCCTGGAGAAGTGCATGTTCGGCCGCCACATGGAGAAAGAGATGGTCATAGATTTCCTGCTGCAAACAACGGAGCCTCCTCCTGGTGCTGAGAACCTAGACGTGCTCCCGATCGTCGGCCCCGCGTACATCGGGAAGAGCACCCTTGTGGAGCATGTTTGCCAAGATGAAAAGGTGCGCGGCCACTTCTCCCTGATCCTGGTTTACAGCAGGAACTGCCTTAGAGATGAGACGGCGGCAGGTTTCAGAGACAACTGCGTGATCAAGCACCAGAATGACAGTGCCCTAGAGGAGAAGCTCCTGATTGTTGTTGAGCTCTCAGGGGATGTGGATGATGAGACATGGGAGAGGCTGTACTCGTCCGAAAGAGGCATGCCACATGGGAGTAAAATGATCCTCACCAGCCGATCCAAGGAGATAGCGAGGTTTGGGACAACACAAGCTCTCTGTTTGAAATGTCTGCCAACAGAAGTCTATTGGTATTTCTTCAAGAGGCTTGCCTTTGGAGGTGATGATCCAGAGCAGCACCCAAAGATGGCATCCATAGCTATGGAGATGGCACGTAAGATGCAAGGATCTTTCATGTACGCGCACATTGGTTCAGCATTGTTAAGAGCCAATTTTAGCATTAAAAGTTGGTCCATGGTTCTCACCAATTTAAGAGAGTTTCTGCAAAAGAATATGTCATTGCTGGGTGAAGAATACCCAGATGATCTCAAGGCCAAGGATCATCCTCAATGGACTTGGAACTTAACCAAACAGAAACATGACGAGTACTTTATGCTGTATGAAATTTACCCAAGGGGATCTGGTGCAGAGGAGGTCCCAGATATAACAATGATAGATCTGCTATTTGGATGTGCTCAGCCGCGAGGGAAGTACGAGGTCTTGTTTTGGAAATCTCAAATACCACCCTACTTTAATTATATTTGTACATGTGAGACTGTGGTCTGTGAACAGTAA
- the LOC117849719 gene encoding RGG repeats nuclear RNA binding protein A: MATLNPFDILGAVDNDDPTQLLAAAAAAKQKAEAKKQAAAAAGKGAQPAPAKLPTKPAPPAQAVRESRSGGAPSRGGYGRGERGRGRGGRGYGQNRDYGSEDANGFQGAYGAGGGARAGGEEGAQDRGPRPPYRGGGGGRRGGYRDGEFGDDSERPPRRTYERHSGTGRGYEMKREGAGRGNWGTTTDEIISQETEEGLKLDEKAPVPEKQGALEDAPQAEENKDSKDANAEEEKEEDKEMTLEEFEKIREEKRKALLALKTEERKVEVDKDLQSMQPLSNKKENDEIFVKLGSDKDALKKKENAERDERAKKSVSINEFLKPAEGERFYGGRGRGRGRGDRGGFRGGYGGGYRAPPAAPAIQDQSQFPSLGGK; the protein is encoded by the exons atgGCGACCCTCAATCCCTTTGACATCCTGGGCGCCGTCGACAACGACGATCCCACGCAGCTGCTGGCCGCTGCTGCGGCAGCGAAGCAGAAGGCCGAGGCGaagaagcaggcggcggcggccgcaggaAAGGGCGCGCAGCCAGCCCCCGCCAAGTTGCCAACCAAGCCTGCTCCCCCCGCACAGGCCG TGAGGGAGTCTCGCAGCGGTGGTGCTCCCTCCCGTGGAGGATATGGACGCGGTGAACGCGGCCGTGGCAGAGGTGGGCGAGGTTATGGCCAGAACCGTGACTATGGCAGCGAAGACGCTAATGGGTTTCAGGGAGCATACGGTGCTGGAGGTGGTGCCAGAGCTGGAGGTGAAGAAGGTGCCCAGGACAGAGGCCCTCGGCCACCCTaccgtggaggcggaggaggccggcggggtgggTACCGTGATGGTGAGTTTGGTGATGACTCTGAGAGGCCACCTCGGAGGACCTATGAGCGCCATAGTGGTACCGGCCGTGGGTATGAAATGAAGCGCGAGGGTGCAGGCCGTGGGAACTGGGGAACTACCACTGATGAAATTATCTCCCA GGAAACTGAGGAAGGCCTGAAGCTGGATGAGAAGGCCCCTGTTCCAGAGAAGCAGGGTGCACTGGAGGATGCTCCACAGGCAGAGGAGAACAAGGATAGCAAGGACGCAAATGccgaagaagagaaggaagaggataaG GAGATGACTCTTGAGGAGTTTGAGAAAATAAGGGAGGAAAAGCGGAAGGCACTTCTTGCCCTAAAGACAGAAGAGAGGAAGGTTGAAGTTGATAAGGATCTTCAGTCTATGCAGCCGCTTTCcaacaagaaagaaaatgatgaaATTTTCGTAAAATTG GGTTCTGATAAGGATGCtctgaagaagaaagaaaatgcTGAACGTGATGAGCGCGCTAAGAAG TCTGTGAGCATCAATGAGTTCCTGAAACCTGCTGAAGGAGAAAGGTTCTATGGTGGCCGTGGTCGTGGCAGGGGCCGTGGTGACCGTGGGGGCTTCAGAGGGGGATATGGTGGGGGTTATCGTGCTCCACCAGCTGCTCCTGCAATCCAAGACCAATCCCAGTTCCCGTCGCTTGGTGGGAAGTGA
- the LOC117846958 gene encoding uncharacterized protein produces MGPGGSRARQNAMRSGVVVLGAVAFGYLSFRVGFKPYLDQAQEAMNSSHDPAAAAAARDASDDRPGDGADLAPSKDPAVVLRD; encoded by the coding sequence atgggcccGGGCGGGAGCCGGGCGCGGCAGAACGCGATGCGGTcgggggtggtggtgctgggCGCCGTGGCCTTCGGCTACCTCTCCTTCCGCGTCGGCTTCAAGCCCTACCTCGACCAGGCCCAGGAGGCCATGAACTCCTCccacgaccccgccgccgccgccgcggcgagggaCGCATCCGACGACCGCCCCGGGGACGGGGCCGACCTCGCGCCGTCCAAGGACCCGGCCGTCGTGCTCCGCGACTGA
- the LOC117846957 gene encoding uncharacterized protein — MQKSVGAKQPTARRRPLRVVSANKARPAPASLLRKPPPPAAAALAARAPAAAADAALDRLLLTRSDLAGIVTQIDELISDALRCETVSKRGKQEIESFNGFLLDTNYSLKQWSSRLKQALETGPAKTENISEHTLGTCSNSAAPGNDKLICSSSSSNLPDTDPVASPCSNFTEADMIVSPSPLVSWRTGACMVESGKQLFLLTPLPKTKACSSRCPTSKTQMKTASSTDQLNLPTLPVWKLTISDGDHPDLNRKKDDHHPDLEQGMKVKEARTVAMTPHVATANKGSLEDRLCSPCTFSIRKSMGALPRSCLKTALSSKQQFSPIPEGSRKEDIDSNGPTQGYKRSESSDEVSKDLASRYDIYGLNQTTKNTYRTRNAQDTLQWYLSPPKTCVLMDLSDDKPHPTPARSNTKGKHDVSDDKPIQTPAVHSKALFGTPWKGLESTNLKGRQAGETTLKKELWTRFEAASTNELHFDKSLFQKMDGKRFLDMLEEAS; from the exons ATGCAGAAGAGCGTTGGAGCCAAGCAgccgacggcgcggcggcgcccgctcCGCGTCGTCTCCGCCAACAAGGCGCGCCCGGCACCGGCATCTCTGCTCCgcaagccgccgcctcccgccgccgccgcactagCCGCCcgggctcccgccgccgcggccgacgcaGCTCTCGACCGCCTCCTCCTTACCCGCTCCGACCTCGCCGGCATCGTCACCCAG ATTGATGAACTGATCTCTGATGCCCTTCGATGCGAGACCGTGTCCAAAAGAGGGAAACAAGAAATAGAGTCCTTCAATGGCTTCTTATTGGACACTAATTATTCCTTGAAG CAATGGTCTTCAAGGCTGAAGCAAGCACTAGAAACTGGTCCGGCGAAAACAGAAAATATCTCGGAACACACACTGGGAACTTGCTCAAATTCTGCTGCACCAGGAAATGACAAGTTgatctgcagcagcagcagcagcaatttaCCTGATACAGATCCGGTAGCATCACCTTGCAGCAACTTTACTGAGGCTGACATGATTGTCTCACCTTCACCACTCGTCTCATGGCGTACTGGGGCTTGTATGGTTGAGAGCGGAAAGCAGTTATTTCTCTTGACACCATTGCCAAAAACAAAAGCATGCTCATCAAGGTGCCCAACATCAAAAACTCAGATGAAGACAGCTTCTAGCACGGACCAGTTGAATCTTCCCACTTTACCTGTTTGGAAGCTAACCATTTCTGATGGTGATCATCCTGATCTTAATCGGAAAAAAGATGATCATCATCCTGATCTAGAGCAAGGCATGAAGGTAAAGGAAGCGAGGACTGTCGCCATGACACCTCATGTTGCTACAGCAAACAAGGGCTCACTAGAAGACAGGCTCTGTTCGCCTTGCACTTTCTCAATTCGGAAGAGCATGGGAGCACTACCTAGATCATGCCTGAAGACAGCATTATCTAGTAAGCAGCAGTTCTCTCCAATACCGGAGGGTTCAAGGAAGGAAGACATTGACAGCAATGGACCAACCCAGGGTTACAAACGTTCTGAATCATCTGATGAAGTCTCAAAGGATCTGGCGTCAAGGTATGACATTTATGGGCTCAATCAAACTACCAAGAATACATATCGTACAAGAAACGCCCAAGATACTCTTCAGTGGTACCTGTCACCTCCCAAGACCTGTGTGTTAATGGATCTGTCAGATGATAAGCCGCATCCAACTCCAGCAAGAAGTAACACGAAGGGAAAACATGATGTTTCAGATGACAAGCCCATCCAAACCCCTGCTGTGCATAGCAAGGCCTTGTTTGGTACCCCCTGGAAAGGCTTGGAAAGCACGAACCTGAAGGGAAGGCAGGCTGGAGAAACTACTCTCAAGAAGGAGCTGTGGACTCGATTCGAGGCAGCCTCGACCAATGAGCTGCACTTTGATAAGTCACTCTTCCAGAAGATGGACGGAAAACGTTTCCTGGACATGCTTGAAGAGGCTTCGTGA
- the LOC117850073 gene encoding probable hexosyltransferase MUCI70 — translation MSGSAAGLGLRSGSYGSLAAAVGGSGGGARKAGGRGWALRGEKERLQLLHRALRLVGRRRAGVLLLLAVASAAVFCSLFAVVKDDSSSISIVNNYEVPNAIQKSVYPSTTRPLKMSGDQYSSVVNKIELPNRLHLSYANFTHPCEGFSVPPPLVDKKRTGPRPCPVCYVSVDQAFALMPLQASPSPVLKNLNYISEDGIVANLSSQGSEFGGHPSLEQRNKSFDISESMTVHCGFVRGKKPGQGTGFDIKDDDLVEMEQCRELVVASAIFGNYDMIQHPRNISEFSKANACFYMFVDEETEAYVKNSSSLYNNNKVGLWRLVVVRNLPYEDPRRTGKIPKLLLHRLFPNVRFSVWIDAKLELVADPYLLLERFLWRKKATFAISRHYKRFDVFEEAEANKAAGKYDNASVDYQIEFYRNEGLSHYSPAKFPITSDVPEGCVIIREHIPITNLFTCLWFNEVDRFTSRDQISFSTVRDKIRARVGWMPEMFLDCERRNFVVQAYHRELLEQMIASGRRPPSTTDAPPSRKLRPGSRKAPPSKKPSVKRKKEKKSSSRRRVPKPPVAGGMGAM, via the exons atgagcggctcggcggcggggctggggctGCGGTCCGGGAGCTACGGCTCcctcgcggccgccgtcggcggcagcggcggcggcgcgaggaaggCGGGCGGGAGGGGGTGGGCACTGCGCGGGGAGAAGGAGCGGCTGCAACTGCTGCACCGCGCGCTGCGGCTGGTCGGCCGCCGCAGGGccggcgtgctgctgctgctcgccgtcGCGTCCGCCGCCGTGTTCTGCTCCCTCTTCGCCGTCGTCAAAG ATGACAGTAGTTCAATTAGCATTGTGAATAATTATGAAGTCCCAAATGCCATACAGAAGTCAGTGTATCCCAGCACAACCCGACCTCTAAAGATGTCCGGAGACCAATACTCAAGTGTTGTCAACAAAATCGAGCTTCCAAATCGACTTCATCTTTCATATGCAAATTTCACACATCCTTGTGAAGGTTTCTCAGTTCCTCCTCCCCTGGTTGATAAGAAACGCACTGGACCCCGAC CATGCCCTGTTTGCTATGTCTCTGTAGATCAGGCATTTGCACTGATGCCTCTACAGGCTTCACCATCACCTGTCCTAAAGAACCTAAACTATATATCTGAAGATGGCATCGTTGCAAATTTATCAAGTCAGGGCTCTGAATTTGGAGGACATCCATCCCTGGAGCAGAGAAATAAATCTTTCGACATTAGTGAATCAATGACTGTCCACTGCGG CTTTGTCAGAGGAAAGAAGCCTGGCCAAGGTACTGGATTCGACATCAAGGATGATGACCTGGTAGAGATGGAGCAATGCCGTGAACTAGTTGTAGCTTCTGCTATTTTCG GAAATTATGACATGATTCAACATCCGAGGAACATCAGTGAATTTTCAAAGGCAAATGCATGCTTTTACATGTTTGTAGATGAAGAAACAGAAGCTTATGTCAAGAATTCTAGTTCTTTGTACAATAATAATAAAGTTGGACTTTGGAGGTTAGTGGTTGTCCGAAACCTCCCTTATGAAGACCCAAGGCGTACGGGAAAG ATTCCGAAACTTCTGCTCCATAGGCTTTTTCCAAATGTGAGATTTTCAGTTTGGATAGATGCAAAACTTGAGCTTGTTGCCGATCCATATCTCCTGCTTGAGAG GTTCCTGTGGCGGAAGAAAGCAACTTTTGCAATATCTCGGCATTACAAACGCTTTGATGTGTTTGAAGAAGCAGAAGCTAATAAAGCTGCGGGAAAGTATGACAACGCGTCAGTTGATTACCAAATAGAGTTTTACAGAAACGAGGGCCTATCACATTATTCTCCTGCAAAGTTTCCCATCACGAGTG ATGTCCCTGAAGGTTGTGTGATCATCAGAGAACACATCCCCATCACGAACCTCTTCACATGCCTATGGTTCAATGAAGTTGACCGCTTCACCTCCAGGGATCAGATAAGTTTCAGCACTGTCCGGGACAAAATCAGGGCCAGAGTTGGCTGGATGCCTGAAATGTTCCTGGACTGCGAAAGGCGCAACTTCGTCGTTCAG GCGTACCACAGGGAGCTACTGGAGCAAATGATTGCGTCCGGTAGGAGGCCCCCCTCAACGACCGACGCACCACCGTCTCGAAAACTTCGGCCAGGCAGCAGGAAAGCTCCCCCGTCGAAGAAGCCCTCCGTGAAgcggaaaaaggagaagaaatcgaGCTCGCGGAGGCGTGTTCCCAAGCCCCCGGTCGCCGGGGGGATGGGTGctatgtga
- the LOC117850283 gene encoding non-classical arabinogalactan protein 31: MALLVKCVLLSLSAVVLSIGSASAMGLPPPPPMVNFSIGVQGVVWCKSCRYPGYFAPMDASPLPGAEVYLRCKHGRRALTVPGRSGPGGYFLIQTSQQMSAFTSQQCRVYVPRSPARVCGVADYPSRANKGLPLKFQEFVKRDNGLQGMYSVGNRLFRPKYPGRCY, from the exons ATGGCTTTGCTGGTCAAGTGCGTGCTGCTCTCCCTGTCCGCCGTGGTCCTCTCCATCGGCAGCGCATCCGCCAtgggcctgccgccgccgccaccgatgGTGAACTTCAGCATCGGTGTGCAGGGCGTGGTGTGGTGCAAGTCGTGCAGGTACCCCGGGTACTTCGCGCCCATGGACGCGTCCCCGCTCCCAG GCGCGGAGGTGTACCTGCGGTGCAAGCACGGGCGGCGGGCCCTGACAGTGCCGGGGAGGTCGGGCCCCGGCGGCTACTTCCTGATCCAGACGTCGCAGCAGATGTCGGCGTTCACGAGCCAGCAGTGCCGGGTGTACGTGCCGCGGTCGCCGGCGCGCGTGTGCGGGGTGGCCGATTACCCGTCCCGCGCCAACAAGGGGCTGCCGCTCAAGTTCCAGGAGTTCGTCAAGCGCGACAACGGCCTGCAGGGGATGTACTCCGTCGGAAACCGCCTCTTCCGCCCAAAGTACCCCGGCAGGTGCTACTGA
- the LOC117847784 gene encoding uncharacterized protein, translating into MASLKIHGAVAVVAVIFLAAVVPSASTTVDEPATYKPTAPAPPPPSYPSPPPVQPVIVVHGVIYCKSCKLRGYNSGMDASPLPNATASLVCYGDEESKYRVLNQTSTASDKNGYFIVMVYDVDMFDRHTCRLYLRSSPTALCAKPFIPSNPKLGLNLVRDRAATAPRGARSVWHVKTALMYAPSAGGKCPPY; encoded by the exons ATGGCATCCTTGAAGATCCATGGTGCTGTGGCAGTGGTAGCGGTGatcttcctcgccgccgtggTCCCTTCTGCATCGACGACGGTCGACGAGCCTGCTACGTATAAGCCCACGGCTCCAGCGCCCCCGCCTCCATCGtacccctcgccgccgccggtccagCCTGTGATCGTCGTCCATGGCGTCATCTACTGCAAGTCCTgcaagctcaggggctacaaCAGCGGCATGGACGCGTCCCCTCTCCCCA ATGCGACGGCGAGCCTGGTGTGCTACGGCGACGAGGAGAGCAAGTACCGGGTGCTGAACCAGACGAGCACGGCCAGCGACAAGAACGGCTACTTCATCGTGATGGTGTACGACGTGGACATGTTCGACCGGCACACCTGCAGGCTGTACCTGCGCTCGTCGCCGACGGCGCTCTGCGCCAAGCCATTCATCCCGTCCAATCCTAAGCTCGGGCTCAACCTCGTGAGGGACCGCGCGGCCACGGCGCCCAGGGGCGCGCGCAGCGTCTGGCACGTTAAGACCGCGCTCATGTACGCGCCGAGCGCCGGCGGCAAGTGCCCGCCCTACTGA